One stretch of Thermococcus sp. 21S9 DNA includes these proteins:
- a CDS encoding signal recognition particle protein Srp19: MKFAVWPSELDARLSRKYGRTVPKNVAVDAPKLSEIEDAVLILGMKVIEKDHSKLNPRLSGLDEELRTYGFLRIESPYGKGKSLKMIAEKIRELRSRAKSKKKPKRKRR; this comes from the coding sequence ATGAAGTTCGCGGTGTGGCCGAGCGAGCTCGACGCGAGACTCAGCAGGAAGTACGGGAGAACGGTTCCCAAGAACGTCGCGGTTGACGCTCCAAAGCTCTCCGAGATAGAGGACGCCGTTCTAATCCTTGGGATGAAGGTTATTGAGAAAGACCACAGCAAGCTCAATCCCCGTCTCTCGGGCCTCGACGAGGAGCTCAGAACCTACGGTTTTCTAAGGATTGAGAGCCCCTACGGAAAGGGGAAGAGCCTCAAAATGATTGCGGAGAAGATTAGAGAACTCCGTTCGAGGGCAAAGTCCAAGAAGAAGCCCAAGAGGAAGAGAAGGTAA
- a CDS encoding DUF257 family protein encodes MAIKNLETDVLGLMTPGDVVLIEYQSREPIESLAWGELLPAINAGGVVVVDFFGMGEILLRKFMRRNDVDYSGVLELLKDLRVVRVGPGTVTYGEILEDVVPSYDPHTFLRSYHSIMSKISRLPQKPKYMVTFGLGHYIHFNPENAIKSILTAVSTIPAEDLVTINFVNSDVIKRAHLAILEELSTAIVEVSGGEFKVYKDGGIGD; translated from the coding sequence ATGGCCATCAAAAACCTTGAGACTGACGTGCTCGGCCTCATGACTCCCGGAGATGTTGTTTTAATCGAGTATCAGTCGCGAGAACCAATAGAGAGCCTCGCGTGGGGAGAGCTGTTACCTGCCATAAACGCCGGCGGGGTAGTCGTTGTTGACTTCTTTGGAATGGGCGAGATTCTTCTCAGGAAGTTCATGAGGAGAAACGACGTTGATTACTCCGGTGTTCTGGAGCTCCTGAAGGACCTGAGGGTCGTGAGGGTCGGGCCGGGAACGGTAACCTACGGCGAAATCCTTGAGGACGTTGTGCCGAGCTACGACCCGCACACGTTCCTGAGGAGCTATCACTCTATCATGAGCAAGATATCACGGCTTCCCCAGAAGCCGAAGTACATGGTGACCTTTGGACTCGGCCACTACATCCACTTCAACCCCGAGAACGCCATCAAGTCGATACTCACGGCGGTGAGCACGATTCCAGCGGAGGACCTCGTTACAATCAACTTCGTGAACTCCGACGTCATAAAGCGCGCCCACCTCGCGATACTTGAGGAACTCAGCACGGCGATAGTGGAGGTCTCGGGAGGGGAGTTCAAAGTCTACAAGGACGGTGGGATTGGTGATTGA